The genomic region ttcgagaacagacgccggaaaaattgagcgtcggctgtcaaacccgctgacagccgctgctcctgtcaaaaaggaggcgctagggatgcgctagtgtccctagcaccttttaccgcgggccctcatttgcataggccaccctcctgaatcgcgccctgtgcgctcgccagctctcccgcgcgtttttctgtatcggcccgttagttctTAAATGTTGTCTCGCATTTACATGGACCCCTTAAAGAGAATTCTTTCgccacccctccctcctcctgtgCCAAACACTTTGTTCACCTTTCTTTGGGTACTAACAAGTTTTGGAAAGACCCACGCTTTCTGTAAGGCCCATTCTGCTCCATCTACCACTGTAAACCTTTAGTGAAGCTCTTCCCTTGCTCTGACAGGGAGAGGAGTGGGTTCCTCAGGATTAGAAAACATTTCTGCACATCACTGTACCCCTTGTAAGTTCTTACATTTAAGAATATTTCATACATGTTCATATTTTCTTCTCGAGGAAACATCATCTTTTATTATAGCACCATTCACTGCTAGCATTGACTCCGTTATCGGTTTaaaaattttcagtttttaatcaaTTTTTCCATTGATTGAGCTGAAGAGTTTACCTCttctaaaataaacatttaattgtAGAAAGATTGTCCAACATCACAGCTCAGAACCAATGTAAGCTTTCCCCAGATCAACATCTGTTTCACTAGGCCCTTGAACAAACTTGTAGATCTCCCTGTATGccgagtctggactgatctgggtacatacagggaacaagagttatttttccctatatgcatcactttgcacttatccatgttaaatttcatctgccatttggaaccCCAGTCCCACACGGTCCtcgttctctctcttttttttttgtactcactgagaaaaaataaagagacatagaaaccaatactttcctttggtgcagaggttcaggttccaggagcgcaggccgcatggcagatcagaaaaagAGTCAAACTTACAATACCTGCTCCCTAGAATGGAACACAGAGCTGCCAGCAGTAACAAAGAAAatcagccaaattaaaaaaggaaCTGACTAAAAGAAAACAGCCGCCCTGAGCCtgtagctgcctcagcagcctcgtgaaggggaggggtCTGGACTACCAGATTTACACTCCATGGAAGAAAGGAATGAGCGAACAAAAGGGACACCAGTCACCAGCTCGTCCTCCtcaaccagacagggaaggaccCACTAGGACCCAAaaacccccctgggaggaaggctcataaGTCTGGAACAGTCTCCTGACTGCAGAACTGCAAGTTTTGCACCatctacatctgctggagacagagaaatactgagggactgcaggtggcacaccagattAAGAGGCAGTGTCGGTGAAACTATTTGTCTCCatcagctggcagggaggcaaaagccaggagtctggactgatctgggtacgtacagggaactgatggagacagagaaatactgagggagtgcaggaggcacactgggttatgtacagtgtcagtgagactctctctgtctccatctgctggcagggaggcaaaagccaggagtctggactgatctgggtacgtacagggaactgatggagacagagaaatactgagggagtgcaggaggcacactgggttatgtacagtgtcagtgagactctctctgtctccatctgctggcagggaggcaaaagccaggagtctggactgatctgggtatgtacagggaactgatggagacagagaaatactgagggagtgcaggaggcacactgggtcatgtacagtgtcagtgagactctctctgtctccatctgctggcaggagggcaaaacccaagagtctggatgatctgggtacgtacaggaaacttAAGTTAATTATTTTTACATTCAATATCCAATAATTTGGGGAGCCATGTAGACATGACAGATTATTTCAAAGCCTTTGGATTTCTCAGGAAGGCCAACAATCTGGTGATTATGCCATCTGCTGTTATCCTCTAAGCTGCTCTTATCTGAGAATGTTCTATGTCACTGATTACATTTTCTATAGATTTGATTTGGTTCTGTAGCCCACTGCGTTTTGGTGGTTACTTTTTTTGAGCTGGCAACAGTCCTCGGTTGGGGCCATGCATCAGATCCCTCTAGCTGCAACGTGTCACTGTTACACAATGACTGGAACTGTGAATACTGCCTGTACATTTACAGTATTCTCAGTCAGCCTGAGGAGTAGAAGACCTGATCTGTGAAGGGACTCAACTCCTTTTGCATGGCAGTGCTCTGATAGCTTTACAAGAAGTAGCATCAAGAATTGAGCTGACAGCCCACAATAGCGCAGGCAATATCATGAGACCTGTGGGCCTTAAGTCACTCTTGGGCTCTTCTACTTGCTCAGACTTTTAAGCAGATGTCTTTTCCCCTAGCTATTTGGGCTTAGTGGGCAAactggtccacagagcagggattGAGCATTTTCTGCCTTCCTTTGCCACTGTAAAATTATGATCTTGTTAGCCAAATGATAGAAAAAGAATTCATGTAAGAGAGAAGCTGTGGGAGCCGGACAGAACTGCGCTGGATTCCTTCAGCACATCTCAGATCCCCCCAGTTACTGTAGGCTGCTGAGGTGCAATGTGTAGAAGGCCCAGGGCTCAGGAATGTAGATGACACCGGGATACTTCTTCCTGAGAACATGATCGTCCCACAGCCAGGAGATCCAGAAAGTGATCAGCACCAGGGCCGTGCTGAAGgagcagaagaggaagaggccattACTGTCCAGGGCCAGCCCCTTCCGCCGCTGATGCAGAATGATGGCCAACATGGCGAAGAAAGTGAAAATGAAGAGGATAAAAATCTGCCCCTCCGTCACAAGGTACCTAGAGAAGGAAAGACAGGAAATCAGACTGGAAGAGTTTGACATCAGTACCAGGGAtctgctggctcagaccaaggtccctcaagcccagcatctatTTCTAGCCGCCTAGTAATGCGTTATGAACATTTCCTGCAGGAACTGGGCCAAACCTCCTTTAACCCCCCCACTATGCTGCTCACCTCTGGCAACAGACTGTAAGGCTTGTTAGGCTGCGCTCTGATGTGTTTGGAACGTGCTGGatgtttcatggagtgtccccttctTTTACTAGAGTTAGAAATCTTCCCGATTGTACTCCGTGTAGAGCTAGCATGCTTGACCCTCCAGCCCAAAGACTGCTGGCAACCCCTGCAGAGGGTCTCCTTCCTACATCTGCTTTAAGGGATGCTGAACTCTGCGGGGAGCAGCCTCACTAAGGACCCTCCAGTGCGTACTCACTCACCAGTAATAGAAACTGCTGGGCCCAAGCAGCAGCCAGGCAGACAAAGGCATCCTCCTCTCCTCTGCACTGTGCTTGAAGCAGCCCGTGAAGTACAGAAAGAGGATGAGGAAAAATGGAAAGTACCTGCAAGGAACACACAGACCACGCAGCTTATGAATACGAGACCTGATGATATCTCTGCCCCCCAgcagagagacagtgtgtgtaaGAAGAGGGGCGATGCTCTCCACGGGGGCGTCGCTATTAAGGGACTGTGCTCTCAGATAGGCTGGTGGCTGCCATTTGTCTGCACAGCACTCGCTGGGCTACATAAAAGCACTCACCACATGCAGTGACCCAAGTATTCATCATAGTAATACAGCAGCTCAAAGGAGTCAATCTGCAGTGAAATGGAAAATCAGCGTTAGGAGACCAGGAAACCAAAACCCCACAAATCTGTCTGCCCTCAGGGAGGTTTGGACATTGCACCAAAGACCCACAGATCCCCCCTGTCAGGGTGACTCATAGCGGGGGGGATCTGTGAAGCCTAAGAACATAGGAatgagggaagccagggttcaaatcccactgcaggtcacttcaccctccattgcctcaggaacagactgagactgtgagccctctggggacaaagAAACCAccacagttcctgaatgtaatccactttgaagtgccaaaaagcagaatataaatccaataaataagAATACTAAATAAGTAAACCCTCTGTTTTAGTTAATTACTCATGTCATTTAGAAATTGTGGATATTAACGCTAAGCTTTCTCTTGTTTCAGTGCACAGAGATGCTTCCTGAACAGCAGTgaattaataaaaagaattaacAAGACTCACTGTCTTGCTTACTGCTCTCTTGTTATCGCTGACTTTGACCGTTTTACAAACGAAGAGTTAGCAATACTtgtcagatacacacacacgcgTCTGCTCTCTATTCCATGTACGTCCACACACACCTGGCCTATGTCGCTTGTGCAAAGAATCTGCACAACTGCACACATCCGGCTGCTTCCacttctcgctctctctcatatgctggGCTGCTGCTTCCTATGGGTTTTGCCACATTGAAAACACGACAAATCTTTTGCCCTGATTATCAGTGAGGTAGCTCATATTTGCTTATCTATAAACTTAAGCTATATAATAAAacctgtgtgtctgtctgtctgtccatcctgCTCTTATAAAAGGAGTCTGACTTCAGAAAGGTCTCTTGCCAACTAATCAGCTTTTGCACCACACCCCCGGTCTGCTTTTCTTTGAGTTGCTGAAAGGCTCTTCTATCCCCACCACCCACACAAACAGGGGAGCTGAGGCCAGTGGGAGGCTGTTAACCCATCTGTTGAGATAAGGGGCACAGACCGGGAAGATGGGACACACGAGTAAGGCTGAGGAGGATGACTGAGCCTTGGTGGGgtgtgaacacacacacacacgtacatacaTATAAACGAATGCTCCATGCTAAAAGGGAATGGACTGGGTGCCATCCCGTCAGCAGAATTAACAGTGCTCGATGCCATCATGCCACACTGCCCTGCACTATGAATTGGCAGCCTTACTGAGAGGACTGGAAGCCCCTTTGGATCATCTCACCAGTGTCTCGGGCTTGAGGTTTTTTATGATTGGGTTCTCGCGAACAGACAAGTGATGCTGGTACCCACTGAAGATCAGGCGATGGTTCACAGAGTCTCCCACCAGGTGGATGCTTGCCCCCATGACAAAGGTGATGATGCTGATGTAAATCACTGAACGTGGGAGGGTCTGGGGAGACCTCTCAATCAACTGGAACCCAAAGCCAGAATATTAGTTATTGAGTACCAGCAAAACACACAGCACTCTGTAAGGGAAGAGAGATAAGAGAACGTATACAGGCTACAAAGCACTGCAAGCGCCCACCTTCAGCAGTACATAAGGATGCAGAGCAGGGCTGCTGCTGTAGGAGTTGGTTTTAAAGGAACAGCTGGAACATtgtctccaacagtagcaaaGCACAGGGCAGACTGTAAGACGGAATTTAAAATGATTTGGCCTTAGCAATACATTTACCttcaggaggaggaaaggagtgaTGATGTTGTAGGCCATGTGGAGATAGTCCCCAGCACTCGGCTTATTCAGTGGAAACCACTCCAGGGGCAGGATAATCTGTAGAAAACAGAAACTATTATTCCCTCTGACAATCCCCTAAAAACGTCTCCTGCAGTACAGCTGAGGACGCCGGAGCGAGCGTTCCACATCCAGAAACACACTGATATAATCCAAAGTATTCCTTGAGGGCTGAGAAGGCTATGCTTTCATCATTTGTAGAAATGACAGTAGGGAAGAAAGGTTCATACTGCGCCATTTTTACAGGGGGTGTCCATTCTTGTAACTCGCTATAACCAGATTCACTAAAGATAATGGGAACCTTTGTCAGTTCTGAGAACCTTTTCAAAGATGCTTGAAAAATGGGTTCTATTAGAACTGAACTCCTTTGTGGAAGATTCTGAATTACTGGACCGCACCAATACAGATTCGGGGCAAATCCCAGCGCTGAAACTTTGTTGATCTCTGTGGTGGATGATGATCtgtgtcaggccgatacagtacagttcgctccagtggagcgcactgttaacccgcgtttagaagcgcgttttcgacgcgctagctttaccccttattcagtaaggggtaatagctcatCGAAAACGCGAAGCCAACCCcactgaaactaatagcgcccgcaacatgcaaatgcagttgatagccctattagttattcccgtgtgattcactaagtaaaatgtgcagccaagccgcacattttactttcagaaattagcgcctacccaaaggtagacgttaatttctgccggcaccgggaaaatgcacacaaaagcagtaaaaactgcttttctgtgcaccctctgacttatcatggcgatattaagttggaggtcccaaaagttaaaaataaccaaaaataaaaaaatttaaaatcggcccgcgggttgaaaaccagacgctcaattttgccggtgtccggtttccgaacccgtggctgtcagcaggtttgagaaccgatgccggaaaattgagcgtcggctgtcaaactcgctgacagccgccactcctatccaaaaagaggcgctagggacgcgctagtgttcctagcgcctctttttaccgcgggtcctaatttaaatacattaatttacggaatcgcacgcacaggaaagtggcctgtgtgctcgcctgctctccccgCGATTTTTACTATCGGCCTGTGTGGTGAGGTGGATAAGCAAAGGACTGGGTGGGTGTGGCATCAGCCTTCACTACTTTGTCTCATTGTATTCTATTTCACAGATTAATCGATGATGGAATTGGAGCCTTGATGCTGAACTGGTTTCAGTCATTCATTTCTGACCAAACCTTTCAAGTGAGAATTAATGATAAAGGTTATTAAGTCAGGGCAACCGCAAGGGTTGGCATTTTCTGCTGTACTATTCAATTTACATCTAGCACCTCTGGTTAAAGTATTAACTTCATGTGGGGTACAATATAAAATGTATGCCAGCTGATAGTGCCACTTGTCAATTCTTTCCAAGAAACTTTGGCTCACCTGACATTCTGTTTAGAATGGAGAAAAGATTGGATGgccaataataataatttaattttgaaTCTGAACATGATTGAATTGATATGAGTGGGTAGAATTGCAAAGCCTATCAATATTTGTGAGTTTCAGTCACTCCTTATCCTACAGAGATACgggatctggggatgatcataGACTCAAACATGGGTTTTAAATGTCAAATTAAGTCAGTAATGAGAACTGCTTTCTTTAAGTTAAGAATGATGAGATTGTTTTACATCAATATGATTTCCTTTCTGTGGCATAGGCTTTAGTATTTTCAGCCTTAGATTACTGCCACTCAGTGTACGTTGGACTACTTAAGAAATATTTGAATGGTTCGCAGGCAACTGAGGAGGCGGGAACAAATATCCCCGAGTCTGATGAAGCTGCATTGCTTGCCTGTTCAGCTTGCTAAACTTATACTTGTTCTATTGGTTTTAAGGCTATGCAGGAAGATGAGCCAGGGTACTCTTCCTCACCTAGGACAATAATTTGTTGGCGATTCTATTGTTTAAGGATTACCAGATGCAGGCACCACATGCTCATGCTTTTTCTTTCATCGGCCCACTTATGTGAAATAAGTTACCACAAGGTTTACAACAGGAGAAAGATATTTTgagttttagaaaaaaattgacaGCATTACTGTTCTGCACCAATTTGAGTTAATGTGATATGATTTTTAGAATTAATTTTATACCCGAGTTTTAATCATGTTTTGATGTTCTTGTTTGTCAATGCCATATCTATGTTTAAATCACTTTGTACAGCAGCATCGAGCACAGCAGGTAATAAACTGCAGGAGCTACTTCAGACAGGAGAAAACCTGATTTCTGTACTGTGCTCATGGCAGACAGCAGCCACATTTATTGTCACACGGTGTTGGTTTAACTCCTTCAGCTGCTCCTCTGCATCCCTGGGTGAGGCCACACACACAGGGTATCTGAGTGCTACACATAGCGCTCTGATGTTTCATCTGACAACATAAGCCAAAATAAACCAATCAAATATGTGCCTCAGATGTAAATCTACAGCAGGGGCACAGCTGAACTGAAAAGGatgtggacaattttcagatAGCCTATGAGTAGCAAACTAAATGGCCATTTTTAATGCACAGACTTTACCAAAAATGTTCCAAAATATATTACTTGCATTGCTTCTGTTTGAAACTTTCCAAGTGCACTTGTTAAAAGCATCGGTCTGCTCTGCCCCTGCTGCAGATGTGTGTGTAATGTGTCCTGCCCACAGAAAGCACAGGCCCTAGGCTAGTTTTAGGTACATTTGAGTAAAGCAGCTTTCAGTCAGGGCACTTTTACCCAGGTACAAAAGTTTGAAAATGTCCCTCTATGAGTATTACAGAGTGAGAGCATTTTCTTTCAACATagcaaaaatgcaaataaatatcaGTATTTTCAACCAATTAGGAAGTGTGTGAGCAGATTCTGCGTCAGCATGTCATCTGATTTATGGGCCAAGTATAGCTCCACTGATTCActctatatagaaacatagaaacatagaaatgacggcagaagaagaccaaacggcccatccactcTCTTATACCCCAAAACTACCTTCCTACTTACCATAGCAATAGGACGACCAAAGTCTAGGAGCCAGTTCTGCAGTGTAAAGCAGAACCACAAATCCCGGTGAAAGTGGGACACTTTAGGTGGATCTTTAGGTTTCACCGGCCCATGCCTGCAAACGAGAGGAGGGGAACATGCTGCTTTATATCCAGCAAGCTCATGCTATAtggacaggaaacagaaggaaggaaagagggggaagggggagtaagAGCAGACGGAATGGGGGGTGGGAGgtaaggaaggaagaaaagataTAGGAGGGGGCAAGAGACCCAGAGAAGAGAGGAATTCTAAAAGTTTTAGTCCACATAAAGATAACTGGTGGGGAGACTGTTTCAGTGCCCCATCACAAACCTGCTGCCCACCAACCCTCAGCCCTGACCCACTCCTATTCCCATCCCGAATCCCTCCACACCAAGCCATCAGCCCTGTCCCGTCCCAtctcccacccccaaccttcaAACCTATCCCACTCCTCTATTCCCATTCCTCCACCCTCAGACCTGACCCTCTCCTATTCCCATCCCGAATCCCTCCACACCAAGCCATCAGCCCTGTCCCGTTccatctcccacccccacccctaagATCTGACCCACCCCCAACCTTCAAACCTATCCCACTCCTCTATTCGCATTCCTCCACCCTCAGCCCTGACCCATCCCTCAGCCAACTCCCACCCATCTCCCTCTGCTCCCAACCCTCAGGCTTTTCCCACTCCCTAATCCCATCCTTCCCCTACCAtcagccctgccccaccccattcCCCATTCCCCCTGCCCCATCCCTCAGACCTGCCCCACCCCTAAGTTAGTCCTTTCTTCCCCAACCCAGGCCCACTCCCTAGTCCTGTCCCCTCTGTCTCAACCCTCAGCCCTATTCCCCCCTGCCCCAGCCCTTAGCCCAATCCCACCTGCTCCCAACCCTCAAACctgaccctctccccccccattcCCAGCCATCAATCTTGTCCCGTCCCATCCCcgtcttccccactcctcagacTGTTCCACCCCCTATTCCTGTTgcccctgcccccgcccccaaCCCTTCTACGCAGCTCCTGCCTATCTGCCCCGAGGTCGCCAAAGACGTACCGGACCTGAGCCGGAACCGGGCCGAGCCGCAGACGCGCTGAACCCAGGTGCCCCTGCATCTCTCAGCCGGGCGCCTGCGTGCTGGCCTCGCGACAGGGCGAAGGGTTGCCATGGTTCCCGGGAACAGGCGGGGCCGGGACAGGAAGAGAAACGGAAGTTGCTCCTGGAGCTTCCGGTGGAGTCGCTGCGTGAAAGGCGCGAGGTTTGGCTCGTGCAGGTTGCGGGGCTGTCGGCTCGCTGGGGAAATATGGGGGGATCCCTTAGGCTGATTTCTAAGAAAACCCTAGAACCGCAGCACCACAAAGGAAAGGCAATCTTGACAGTGCAGCACAATTCCTCTGAGAAAATCCGTCCTGCTCCCCCGGATAAATGATGAGACTTCCGAGGCAGGCTGGTCTCTCTGATCGCGCCTCCTGGGACCTTAGGCAAGGAGTGAAGGGTCCCCTGAGAAAGAGGTCTCCACTGGATTCTGCCCAGAAATCCAATTCTCCTGATCCGTATTATTAAGAACACATAGCAATGAAGGTGCAACTTCAGTATATGAGGGACCACTATAGAAAGAAGCCACAGCATAGCATATTATTGGCTGAGACAACCGTTATATTTTTTGGTATTCTGTAGTTTCCcttgttgcaaataaaatcaaatgaCCAGGGAATTTCCAAAATCTGAGAGTCACAGCTATGTCCAAAAGGAATCAAAGGCATAGAATGTGACCAGAGAATcagcatcttaaaaaaaatgccGTTATCCCACACATCCCCGACACGGTGCCCTGTTTTGTTGCATAAGGGGCTTGATtaattcttttgttatctcacaAACGTTGAAGTCAAATGCTGTGTCAGTTCTGATAAATGTGAAAGTCTCTGCAAACAGAGAAAAAACGCTTTATTTAAAGGGAAACAGAAGTAACGCCAGGAAACTCAAAAACTACCACGGAGGAAAATAACTGAGAAAAAGGGAAGACGTCGTTAGAAATCATAATAAGGAAAACCACTCCAAGCATTCATTCAGATCATGGGGGGGTTACAACACATCAGGAGAAAATCCAATATTGTTCCCTGATATTGAGTTTGTTTCTGTATGTCTCCATCGCTGTTGTTAAAAGGGACTCATTCCAAAATGATCCCTGTCAAGTCCTGAAACTGGTGTCCCTTTTATATGCAGTGCGGCACAATGGGAGCAGCTGAAGTCAGAGCCAAGGAAAAAATACACCAGGAACATGCAAAAGACCAAGAGAAAAGGACAAAAGATACCCCCTGTGTGCAAGTCTCACCCTTTATACCCCTAGATGTCCTCTAATGACATCACCAAGGTTTAAAGGCACAATCCCCATGTTGCACCATCTACCTCGGAGCCGGTGCACAGTCGTTATACCAGCAATGCACAAAGAGGTCCTGGTCTGATTCTGTTTATGTTTAAAGATGAGAGAGACAGGGACCCTGGCTTGAGTGCCCCTGATGCAATACTGGATGAAACATAACGTTATGTCAGTTGCAGGTACCGTAAGATCGAGTTTGCTATTGACAATACTCTCAACTATCACTAAGGGAAGTTTTCCTTTTTTAATCTGcataaaaaatcttttaaaaaaattgagaatGATGGGATATTGCATAAATGCTTAAATGCTGGACCTATGATTAGTTATGACCTGGGCATTTTGTGCTGCAAAATTGGTCTGCACCTATGGGTGTTATGACAGTCCTCATCTCTATATTTCTTTGTCTCTGTTTTCTTGGTATTGATTTTTCCATTATTTGTGAATGTATaatcaaaatatatttaaatttaagtTGAATATTTTTTGATTGGACTATTTGGGTTGCATTCACTTTGTGACTCTCTTTTCTGGTTTGTAGGATCCCACACTTCCAGGATCTTATAGATCAATTCCATTACAAAATTTTGACAAGAAACTCGCAGCAGAAATAAAGGCTGGCCCGGCTATGTCCTTTGCTAAAGGATCTTACTATGAAGATGGTGTTTTGGGTAGCCACCTGTTCAGCAAGAAGAACCTCTGAGCTCCGGGTACTGGCCTGCCGAGATCCCTACTTCGCAAAGGAAAAGGTCACAATTAAGCCGGTAACATCCTTTTTGCATAAAGTGGTGTTGTGGCTCCACGTATACCAGACGGTTCCTCTACCCTGCTTCAGGAAGTCAAAATACATTGGAAAGAAGAGGGGCCTACAATTTCTGGATGTATGTAGGGTGTTACTGTGTTACCTGAAAGCCCAAAATTCTTTTAGCAAGTCAGACAGACTTGTTATTTTGTTTGAGGGCTCCAGAAGGGAGAAGTGGCATTGAAGGCACCCGTTGCCTGTTGGCTTCAGGAGGCAATAGTGTTGGCCAGTTTAATGAAAGGTAAGCCAGTTACAGAAGGGCTGAGAGCACACGCCACTAGGGCACAGGCTGCAACTTGCCAAAATGCAGACTGCTCTCTCCTGCAGACATCTGTAAGGCAGCAACATGGGCTTCTTTACACTCATTCACTAAGCGCTACAGACTAGATCTGTGTTTATGAATGTAATTACTGTAATCCGCCTAAGCAACATGGTTGAatatatgtggaatataaatatttttaaataaatagatctgcAGGCAAAGGGGGATGCAATCTTTGGAGCAGTTCTTGAAACAACCCTGTCATATTCCCATTCTTAGATATAGCCCTCAGGTCTGGACTGGGCTGACAGGATGATGAGAAAGGTGAAATTAAAATCTTGCCTGCTAATCTCCTTTCCTTGAGTACTACCCGACCAGTCCGGATCCCATCCTGAAGCTAATGGGGGAAGGAATAGTTGGGAAGACAGGcagcataaaaaataataaagaggaaaagcaaagaaagaatggAAGGTGGCtccataaaaacattttcagcccAGGGAAAGAAGAGCAGGGAGACTGCTCAGTTCTTATTTTTGTGGTTCATTTTCTGAAGATTTTCCAGGTGAGCTCAGTCGCGCTTTCCCTGCTCTATATAGGGAAAAGGGCTGGCAGTGCAAAGTTTCACTTTCTGCCTCCATGTGCTGGTAGGGGAACACATCCCACAGGTCTGGAAGggtctggcaggactcaaggaaaggaaattagaagGCAAGATTTGGAATATAAATGCAATAACTAAATGATTTCACCTTTTGTAAAGTTAATAAGACTTGCAAATATTCTCCCTGGGAGGtgtttttaatgtgtttgttGATCGTTGTAAGTAAGGTAAAGATGCGCTCTGGTTCTGTGTAGTGCATGAAACCCAATCCTAATTCTGTGCCGAATTCTGTTGCTGGGTGACAAGTCCTCTCTCCTTTGGATAATGCATGAGCCCTGTGCTGGAATTACAGCCAGCAGGAAAGGATCAAGTTACAGGATGGCCAATTAAC from Rhinatrema bivittatum chromosome 13, aRhiBiv1.1, whole genome shotgun sequence harbors:
- the CLN6 gene encoding ceroid-lipofuscinosis neuronal protein 6, with amino-acid sequence MQGHLGSARLRLGPVPAQVRHGPVKPKDPPKVSHFHRDLWFCFTLQNWLLDFGRPIAMIILPLEWFPLNKPSAGDYLHMAYNIITPFLLLKLIERSPQTLPRSVIYISIITFVMGASIHLVGDSVNHRLIFSGYQHHLSVRENPIIKNLKPETLIDSFELLYYYDEYLGHCMWYFPFFLILFLYFTGCFKHSAEERRMPLSAWLLLGPSSFYYWYLVTEGQIFILFIFTFFAMLAIILHQRRKGLALDSNGLFLFCSFSTALVLITFWISWLWDDHVLRKKYPGVIYIPEPWAFYTLHLSSLQ